The Mercurialis annua linkage group LG7, ddMerAnnu1.2, whole genome shotgun sequence genome includes the window TCATAATGCTAATAACTCCATGATGTTTACAGGTGCAAGCTTACTTATATGATGGCTACTGGGAAGATATTGGTACAATTGAGGCATTTTACAACGCAAATCTGGGGATAACTAAAAAGCCAGTACCAGATTTtaggtagtttttttttttggttctaCTGCTTCCGATAATCATTCTATTTCAGCTGCTGCATAATATAGTTTTAAGCTTCTCAATATGTTTTACTTATCATTAAATAACTGGgaattttggatttctttttgcAGCTTTTATGACCGTTCATCTCCCATCTACACTCAACCTCGCTATTTGCCTCCATCCAAGATGCTTGATGCTGATGTTACAGATAGTGTTATTGGGGAGGGTTGTGTTATTAAGGTAATTTCCTGGTGAGAAAGTTAGACAAATTACTTTTAGCTGTTTCTAGCCAAGCATAATTCGTATATTGCATACCAGAGTAACCAGACCCTATTTTTTTACCATGTGATTCTGAAATTTCATTAAATCCTGCAATTACGCTTGCGGATTTTCATTGAAGTTCATCTATGGACATTATGTATCATTTTTGTCTTTACAGAACTGCAAAATTCACCACTCAGTGGTTGGGCTTCGCTCTTGCATATCAGAAGGTGCCATTATAGAAGACACATTATTAATGGGGGCAGATTATTACGAGGTAATAGCCCGTTGCTAGCATTCTAGTCTACTGTCTCTTCATTGCAGCGTCAATCATCCATTTAAGATTGAATTGACGGAAATGAATTTCTCTTTTATTCCATGCACATATGTATTGATGCATCTTTTTCCAAATGCTCCAGACTGATGCTGATAGGAGGTTTCTAGCCGCAAAAGGTAGTGTCCCAATCGGTATTGGTAGGAATTCTCACATCAAGAGAGCCATTATTGACAAAAATGCTCGTATTGGAGACAATGTGAAGGTAACAAATAAACATATGACTTGTACTAAAAATCTATTTAATCGATATCTGCAGACCCCTTTTTCATTGCGGAAGTTTAAtcaacatataaaataaaaaattctgtCTGTGCTCTTTGATTCATTTTGATTTCAGCAATTAGTTGGTCTGTTAATAAGCTACTTGACTTGCATATTAACCGGTGGGTTTTTAGCCTCGATGAACATGTATCATGCatcatttacaaaaaataaaaccgTCAATTTTTGACTGCCAAATTTGTATGGAATTTTCCTTCACAAATGTGTGACAGAATTGTGACGCTAACCGCCATCAAACCCGTCACAGAACTTTGTTACAGAAATTCCATCACAAATTTGGCCGTCACTAATTGACAGTATTTTTTGTAGTACTTCTGAGGTGGGacataaaataattgtttatttgTTGGAAATTCAGATTATCAACAGCGACAATGTACAAGAAGCAGCTCGAGAAACCGATGGATATTTCATCAAGAGCGGAATCGTGACAGTAATCAAGGATGCGTTGATCCCTAGCGGAACAGTAATTTAGGGAGTTTTGTTTTATCATTATGATCTACTCTTGCATTTTTTGACGATATAACACGTCTTTTTATCTTAGGCTCCTTTTCATAAAATGCGTCGTGTAAATGGTGTCCTGATTGTAAAATCTTGAGTAACCGACGAAGAGATAACCACAGAAATTATGTAAAGATCTTTTTATTTTCTACTACGATCAGGGAAGGCCATGTTCGTTCAGAGGAATACTCATATGAACTTGAAATAAATTCTGCAATAAATCTGTGATATGGGTAATTTGATAGCAGTAAGAAGACGAATTATTACTCGCATGGTAGATTAATACTATTACTTGtaaatttcatataattattattctatattatattaatttagtaatGAAATTTCTGCTATTCAAAAagatttcttttaattaaaaaaattagagatatTAAAGCAGGATGGACACCAAATTGCTATAAAAAGTCAAGGTTTCGcctctttttataatttttaaattgaaatttaaatcgctaaaaagaatgAAAGTTTGAGGTTTTCTTAAGAAAAAATTGCTTGGTAGTTATCATGAATTTTTTCTATTGATCTAAGTGATAggaaaatattttgtatttataaatatttataaatataaaatttctatacagtcaaaataaaaatattaaaaatgtctAATTTTAGCATGTGGTTTGCATTAAATGTCCAAAATTAATATGATGTCAACTTTACAATAGTGGTTAAATGtaactttaattatttatagtaattaatatttaaatttaaagaacatgatttttttttaatttaaattagaaacataCAACCgtccaacttttaaaaaattagtaaaaatcaaacaatggactatattaaaacattaaaaaaaagtaagacacgattttaataattttttatatttattgatttaatcaCTAAAAGAGCATACCATTTAAAAAGTCAATGATAGTATACAACTGCAACTCCACCAAGTCTCCAACCAAAGTTGAAAAAAAAGGACAAAACCCAACAAAAACATGAAGACTTCCACTTTAAATTGCACCTCTCAATTCAAACTCAAACTCAAACTCAAACTCAAACTCAAACAGTCAGAtcatatcaaatcaaatcaaattacaaATCTCTTCAACCTCATTGGTCAATCATCGCCCCCCTTTCTcctaatttgaaaaattaaccAAACCCCAACACTTCAAATACTTcgttttaattcaaaaaaaaaagtcaaatgggaTCCGACAGACAACCTTAATCTGATCGTTTAACTGAGGATGTCCCAAGCTGACGTCAATTACAGGTGACTGAACTGAATCTTTTCTGGGTTTTTCGTAATTTGTGTTGATGATTTGTGggtatgttttaattttatttttttgggtcAAATTGATTTTAAGGTGTCTCTGCTTGAATTGTTGGCATTTTAGATACTACATTGATTAGTTTAATTTAGTTCAGAAATCAATGATATgaggaatttaattttttgttattgatTTGATTAGCAATTGTGTAGAGTTGGGTTTTGTTAAAAGTATAATTTATGATCTCAATTTGCTGTTTTTGAATGAATCTGAGGGATATGACTCTGTTGCTAATGTGGATTAGACATAATTATATGAGCAGTTAAATATATGCTTTTCTGTATGTTCCACGGAAACGGAAACATTGAAATCGAAAACCGGAACaatatttgtttaaaaattgtttatgaacataaagttttaaagtttCAGAAGCGCTTATAACGAGACCTTGAAACATAAAACTCGACAAGTTTATGTACAACATAGTTGTTCACTTTGGGGTTGCTACAACCGTCATTATCAGAAAATCGCAAATTTTATACCAGTGTATCATGTTTCATATATGTGCAACCTTTTCATAGCATCCAGTTTGTAAAAACCTGTCGCTCTCGGGTATCACTTCTGCTTAAGACTTGTGTTTGtcctaaactgcctatcaattCGGGACGGAGTGAGTATTAATATGCGTATCCATGTGAGACCTTCATTGGTAGTGGTATTCCATGTTCACCTCCTCATTGTTTGTGGTGGTGTTTGTAAAACGCAGACGTTATTATGATAATTTGTTATTTCTCTTGATGTTGTAAGCTGTGGCTTGTTTCTTGATGTTTCTTACTGATAATATCTCCATTCTCCTATGCAGCTGTGGATCTTGTGGATACCCGTTGAACTTATCATCTTCAAATCGAATCACCCCCAATATAAATTCTGCATTTCACAAATCTATAAAGAAAGGCTATATCTCCTTCGTCTCTGTCGACCTTAGCCGATTCACTCAAGTTGATGAGCTAAACTGCATCCCTTTATATTGGGGCCGTCATCGTTCGAAAACTAAGCTCCTTTGTCGTAAATGTGGGGTTCATATAGGCTACGGTTATGGAGATTCTCCTGCTCTCTGTGGTTTTGACTCTCCAAGCTCGTCTAGCTCAGCTTACAAAAAATTTGCCGTAAAGATTCGGACTTTACAACCTTCTGAGGATTGCCAAGAAAGTTAACATGGAAAAACATTCATCTGATTATCCAACCTCCATCATGGATCTGTCAGATGATTGCCTCTCTACTATTTTTGAATTTCTTGACTGTAATTTAGATCGTGAAGAATTTGGGTTGACTTGTCATCGCTGgcttaaaattcaaaatatggGCTGCAGATCCTTACAATTCCGTTCCTCATGCACTATTTTCGACCTTTCATCATCGTCTCAGAGCACTGTTGTTATTGATGGCTACCATATTAATAGGCTACTCACTCGTTTTCAGCATTTACATAACTTGGCATTTTCTGGCTGTAATGAGCTACCTGATTCAGCCCTTGTCCCGTTAAAACTTTACGGTTCAAAGTTGAACTCTCTACATCTGGATTGCTGTTTTGGACTCACAGATAACGGACTTTCGCTGGTTACTACCAGCTGTCCCTCTTTAACAGTTATTAGTCTTTCTCCATGCAATATTACTGATGTTGGGCTGGAAACTTTAGCTAATGCTTATCCAGCTCTGAAGGAAATAAATCTTTCATACTGTCCTTTTGTTTCTGATTGTGGattgaaatccatttctcaaaGGTGCTCTCAACTTCAGGCAGTTAAGATATCCCATTGCATGGGCATAACTGGTATTGGCTTTGAAGGGTGTTCTCCGGCTTTAACTTATATAGATGCCGAGTTTTGTAACCTTGAATCAAAAGGTATCGCAGGAATTATTAGTGGAGGTGGACTCGAGTTTTTAGACGTTTCTAATATAAGCTGGGGGATCAAGGGAGATGGTTTGGCAGTTGTTGGTTCAGGTTTTGCCCaaaggcttaaatttcttaaccTTCGGATGTGCATTTTTATTGGCGATGAGTCCATAATGGCAATTGCAAAGGGGTGCCCGTTACTCCAAGAATGGAATGTGGCACAGTGTCATGGAATTAAAATTTCAGGATGGGAGTCTATTGGGGTTAATTGCAATAAACTGGAGAAACTCCATGTGAATCGATGCAATAATTTGTGCGATGGTGAGTTTCAGGCTTTGAGAGAGGGTTGCAAAAGGCTCCGTGTGTTATATATCAGTAGATATCGTCGAGTATCCGATAATGCAATAAAGTTGTTCAAGCTGTGTAGAGGTAATGTTGAGTTAAGGGAAGAGGAGAGAATGTATATAGGTCCGCGCGGACAGTTTAGTGATATTGGGTGGATTCACATGCCCTTTTGACGGAGGGAACACTTGGACT containing:
- the LOC126656598 gene encoding uncharacterized protein At4g08330, chloroplastic-like, with the protein product MSQADVNYSCGSCGYPLNLSSSNRITPNINSAFHKSIKKGYISFVSVDLSRFTQVDELNCIPLYWGRHRSKTKLLCRKCGVHIGYGYGDSPALCGFDSPSSSSSAYKKFAVKIRTLQPSEDCQES
- the LOC126656597 gene encoding F-box/LRR-repeat protein 12: MEKHSSDYPTSIMDLSDDCLSTIFEFLDCNLDREEFGLTCHRWLKIQNMGCRSLQFRSSCTIFDLSSSSQSTVVIDGYHINRLLTRFQHLHNLAFSGCNELPDSALVPLKLYGSKLNSLHLDCCFGLTDNGLSLVTTSCPSLTVISLSPCNITDVGLETLANAYPALKEINLSYCPFVSDCGLKSISQRCSQLQAVKISHCMGITGIGFEGCSPALTYIDAEFCNLESKGIAGIISGGGLEFLDVSNISWGIKGDGLAVVGSGFAQRLKFLNLRMCIFIGDESIMAIAKGCPLLQEWNVAQCHGIKISGWESIGVNCNKLEKLHVNRCNNLCDGEFQALREGCKRLRVLYISRYRRVSDNAIKLFKLCRGNVELREEERMYIGPRGQFSDIGWIHMPF